In a single window of the Vicia villosa cultivar HV-30 ecotype Madison, WI unplaced genomic scaffold, Vvil1.0 ctg.000048F_1_1, whole genome shotgun sequence genome:
- the LOC131623063 gene encoding uncharacterized oxidoreductase At4g09670-like: protein MAKQETKPIRFGILGCAEIARKVSRAIILSPNATLYAIGSRSLEKAKTFAASNNFPSHARVYGSYDAVLDDPNVDAVYVPLPTSLHLHWAVLAAQKKKHLLLEKPVALNVGELDKILEACEANGVQYMDATMWMHHPRTAKMFQFLSDPNLFGSLQSVHATFSYGVTPYFLENDIRVRPDLDALGALGDTGWYCIRAILWASNYELPKTAKALHKPKYNELGVILSCEASLLWEDNRVATFFCSFLSNMTMDIIAIGTKGSLRVHDYVIPNEENEALFRTSSNSDFDHLSIGWSPKPKETAVKSDIPQEALMIKEFANLVNEIKLGNSKVENKWGIISRKTQVIIDAVKASIDNGLEPVQIKSL from the exons ATGGCAAAACAAGAAACAAAACCAATAAGATTTGGAATCCTAGGTTGTGCAGAAATAGCTAGAAAAGTTTCAAGAGCCATAATCCTCTCACCAAACGCAACTCTCTACGCAATTGGAAGCCGTTCATTAGAAAAAGCAAAAACGTTTGCAGCTTCAAACAATTTCCCTTCTCATGCAAGAGTATACGGCTCATACGACGCCGTTTTAGACGATCCGAACGTCGATGCTGTCTACGTGCCGCTTCCGACTAGCTTGCACCTTCACTGGGCAGTGCTTGCTGCTCAGAAGAAGAAGCACTTGTTGCTTGAGAAACCAGTTGCTCTTAACGTTGGGGAGCTTGATAAGATTTTGGAAGCTTGTGAAGCTAATGGGGTGCAGTATATGGATGCTACTATGTGGATGCATCATCCTAGGACTGCAAAAATGTTTCAGTTTTTGTCTGATCCTAATTTGTTTGGTTCTCTCCAATCG GTCCATGCGACTTTTTCATACGGCGTAACTCCATATTTTCTAGAAAACGACATTCGTGTGAGACCAGATCTTGATGCACTAGGGGCACTTGGTGACACAGGTTGGTATTGCATTAGAGCAATTTTATGGGCATCAAATTACGAATTACCCAAAACAGCAAAAGCATTGCACAAACCAAAATATAACGAATTAGGGGTAATTTTGTCATGTGAGGCTTCTTTGTTATGGGAAGATAACCGAGTAGCAACTTTCTTTTGTTCCTTTTTATCAAACATGACTATGGATATAATAGCAATAGGGACAAAAGGGTCATTGCGAGTTCATGATTATGTTATACCTAATGAAGAGAACGAGGCTTTATTTAGAACAAGTTCAAATTCTGATTTTGATCATCTTTCTATTGGTTGGAGTCCTAAACCAAAGGAAACTGCTGTTAAAAGTGATATTCCACAAGAAGCACTTATGATTAAGGAGTTTGCTAATTTGGTTAATGAGATTAAGTTGGGAAATTCTAAAGTTGAGAATAAGTGGGGAATTATTAGTAGAAAAACACAAGTGATTATTGATGCTGTTAAAGCTTCAATTGATAATGGTCTTGAGCCAGTTCAAATTAAGTCATTATAG